In one window of Microplitis demolitor isolate Queensland-Clemson2020A chromosome 4, iyMicDemo2.1a, whole genome shotgun sequence DNA:
- the LOC103572914 gene encoding probable G-protein coupled receptor B0563.6 isoform X1, with product MINNYNKSEVNTRLCLLLDDSEMQEDPRTASLRRISYGIILPAICCLGIVGNIFNLVVLTRKNMRGTAYIYMRGYSAAALLAILFCIPFALRVLIHKETGRWSNWPQAFYHAHLELFLGNGCLGVGVMMLLALTIERYVSVCHPGQHTRPLCGPPYFTVSLIPLATFLVYLPSVFKGEVITCLLSSSDSVIYQKRDNSSFMHSIFYQIYKVVLEVVFKVAPTILLAGFNLRIMIVYRKSCERRRKMTSRIMNSGDDDSRSFAEERRLVLLLSSTSILFLICVSPMVILNVTLSESNLTLYSYQMFRALANLLEVTNYSITFYIYCLFSKDFRNTLIRTIKWPWCKTAQNRHRLPMKRSLNPRPTITTSPPTTTVATPGHVSRASV from the exons atgataaataactataataaaaGTGAAGTTAATACACGTCTTTGTTTACTCTTGGATGATTCGGAGATGCAAGAAGATCCAAGAACAGCATCATTGAGACGAATCAGTTATGGGATAATTTTACCAGCTATCTGTTGTTTAGGGATTGTCGGAAATATATTCAATCTTGTTGTActaacaagaaaaaatatgcGAGGCACTGCGTATATTTATATGCGAG GATACTCGGCGGCAGCATTATTGGCAATTCTGTTCTGTATTCCTTTTGCCTTGCGGGTTCTCATTCACAAAGAGACAGGAAGATGGAGTAACTGGCCTCAAGCATTTTATCATGCTCACTTAGaactttttttaggaaatGGATGCTTAG GTGTTGGAGTCATGATGCTGTTAGCTTTAACAATTGAGCGTTATGTGAGTGTATGCCATCCAGGTCAACACACACGTCCATTATGTGGACCTCCATATTTTACAGTGAGTTTGATTCCGCTTGCAACTTTTCTTGTTTATCTTCCTAGTGTATTTAAAGGAGAGGTAATAACTTGTCTATTATCATCGAGTGACTCTGTAATTTACCAAAAACGTGACAATTCATCATTTAtgcattcaattttttatcaa ATATACAAAGTTGTCCTAGAAGTTGTATTTAAAGTAGCGCCAACAATACTACTTGCAGGATTTAATTTACGGATAATGATTGTGTACAGAAAATCATGTGAACGCAGACGAAAAATGACATCCCGAATCATGAACAGTGGTGATGATGATTCGAGATCCTTTGCTGAAGAACGTCGGCTTGTCTTACTTCTCAGTAGTACCAgtattctttttcttatttgtgTTAGTCCAATGGTTATATTGAATGTTACTTTGAGCGAGAGCAACTTAACTTTATATTCTTATCAA ATGTTTCGTGCTTTGGCTAACCTACTCGAAGTTACTAATTACTCAATTACGTTctacatttattgtttattttctaAGGATTTTCGTAATACGCTTATTCGAACTATTAAGTGGCCATGGTGTAAAACCGCACAAAATAGACATAGGTTGCCAATGAAGAGATCTCTTAACCCTAGACCGACTATCACCACATCACCACCAACTACTACCGTTGCTACTCCTGGACATGTATCACGTGCAAGTGTGTAG
- the LOC103572917 gene encoding uncharacterized protein LOC103572917 isoform X3 — MVDKSIKCALWLQSQNVQQGDVIAICTHNHLNQVVPALAAMYIGAVFNPWWDYGLTRDIAKHFINLTQPKILFVNEECSKIAIDVIKELKSNLKIVAFGNFGGLESFETIILKQNPAQVQNFCCAKLSSVDHPALILYTSGTTGLPKGALHSHKALYGNVQLTEHINNNCDTAMWYSTLCWVTGILCSFSSISRGMKRVIPGHFVEDDACKVIEKFKVNWLLMGTSMANRLLKSGSISKHNVTSVLSLLIGGAPLKEETQAELRKAFPNALVLQAYGTTELCGIAARQGKNYRVNSVGNVVGNLQLKVINPETGKILGPNEKGEACIKSPMMMTKYYNNPEGTKKAIDAEGWLHTGDLAYYDEDGALFIIERLNELIKWRGHHVPPAMIEKLIQTLPGVAEVAIVGVPSLEDDEQPFAFVVKAPGCHITKEEIHQIVEKNLPDQMKLRAGIKFMDTIPHTASGKISRNELKTIAKSFAKK; from the exons ATGGTAGACAAAAGTATTAAGTGTGCACTTTGGCTTCAGAGTCAAAACGTTCAACAAGGCGATGTTATTGCCATTTGTACACACAATCATTTGAATCAAGTAGTTCCAGCACTTGCTGCGATGTACATTGGTGCTGTCTTCAATCCATGGTGGGATTATGGATTAACTCGAg atattgcaaaacattttattaatctaACTCAGCCAAAAATACTATTTGTAAATGAAGAATGCTCAAAGATAGCTATCGACGTCATTAAAGAACTCAAATCGAATCTAAAAATCGTCGCTTTCGGAAATTTTGGAGGTTTGGAATCATTTGAAACGATAATTTTGAAGCAAAATCCTGCTCAAGTACAAAATTTTTGCTGTGCCAAATTATCAAGTGTAGACCATCCTGCACTTATTCTTTACACTTCGGGAACCACTGGACTACCTAAGGGTGCTCTTCATTCTCACAAGGCATTATATGGAAATGTCCAATTGACAGAacatattaataacaattgcGATACTGCAATGTGGTACTCAACTCTTTGTTGGGTAACAGGGATACTTTGTTCATTTTCATCAATCTCACGGGGTATGAAACGAGTAATTCCTGGACATTTTGTAGAAGATGACGCATgtaaagttattgaaaaattcaag GTAAATTGGTTATTGATGGGAACTAGCATGGCTAATAGACTACTTAAATCTGGATCCATTAGTAAACATAACGTTACTTCTGTTCTATCACTTCTTATTGGTGGAGCACCACTGAAAGAAGAAACACAAGCAGAACTTCGTAAAGCTTTTCCTAATGCCTTGGTATTACAAGCTTATG gTACAACAGAGTTATGTGGAATAGCAGCTAGGCAGGGAAAAAATTACAGAGTAAATTCTGTTGGAAATGTGGTTGGAAATCtacaattaaaagtaataaatccTGAAACTGGGAAAATTTTAGGCCCAAATGAAAAAGGTGAAGCTTGTATCAAATCACCTATGATGATgactaaatattataataatccaGAGGGAACAAAAAAAGCTATTGACGCTGAAG GATGGCTCCATACAGGTGATCTGGCGTATTACGATGAAGACGGTGCACTCTTTATAATTGAACGATTGAATGAACTTATAAAATGGAGAGGTCATCACGTACCACCTGcaatgattgaaaaattaattcaaaccCTTCCGGGAGTAGCTGAAGTTGCGATTGTGGGGGTACCCAGTTTAGAAGATGACGAGCAGCCTTTTGCTTTTGTTGTGAAAGCACCAGGCTGTCAT attacTAAAGAAGAAATTCAtcaaatagttgaaaaaaatttacctgatCAAATGAAACTCAGAGCAGGTATCAAGTTTATGGACACAATACCACATACGGCTTCTGGTAAAATCAGTAGAAATGAACTAAAAACTATTGCAAAATCTTTTGCAAAAAAGTAG
- the LOC103572917 gene encoding luciferin 4-monooxygenase isoform X1, producing the protein MASNFISENFDHEIHFTIENRILKGKEFTYLVEGKNNFGENLLEKMKKNHKSVGQVDAITGKIDTFGEMVDKSIKCALWLQSQNVQQGDVIAICTHNHLNQVVPALAAMYIGAVFNPWWDYGLTRDIAKHFINLTQPKILFVNEECSKIAIDVIKELKSNLKIVAFGNFGGLESFETIILKQNPAQVQNFCCAKLSSVDHPALILYTSGTTGLPKGALHSHKALYGNVQLTEHINNNCDTAMWYSTLCWVTGILCSFSSISRGMKRVIPGHFVEDDACKVIEKFKVNWLLMGTSMANRLLKSGSISKHNVTSVLSLLIGGAPLKEETQAELRKAFPNALVLQAYGTTELCGIAARQGKNYRVNSVGNVVGNLQLKVINPETGKILGPNEKGEACIKSPMMMTKYYNNPEGTKKAIDAEGWLHTGDLAYYDEDGALFIIERLNELIKWRGHHVPPAMIEKLIQTLPGVAEVAIVGVPSLEDDEQPFAFVVKAPGCHITKEEIHQIVEKNLPDQMKLRAGIKFMDTIPHTASGKISRNELKTIAKSFAKK; encoded by the exons ATGGCATccaattttatttcagaaaattttgat catgaaatacattttactatcgaaaatagaattttaaaaggtaaagagtttacatacttagtcgaaggaaaaaataattttggcgaaaacttattagaaaaaatgaaaaaaaatcacaagtCTGTTGGTCAG GTTGATGCAATCACTGGAAAGATAGATACATTTGGAGAGATGGTAGACAAAAGTATTAAGTGTGCACTTTGGCTTCAGAGTCAAAACGTTCAACAAGGCGATGTTATTGCCATTTGTACACACAATCATTTGAATCAAGTAGTTCCAGCACTTGCTGCGATGTACATTGGTGCTGTCTTCAATCCATGGTGGGATTATGGATTAACTCGAg atattgcaaaacattttattaatctaACTCAGCCAAAAATACTATTTGTAAATGAAGAATGCTCAAAGATAGCTATCGACGTCATTAAAGAACTCAAATCGAATCTAAAAATCGTCGCTTTCGGAAATTTTGGAGGTTTGGAATCATTTGAAACGATAATTTTGAAGCAAAATCCTGCTCAAGTACAAAATTTTTGCTGTGCCAAATTATCAAGTGTAGACCATCCTGCACTTATTCTTTACACTTCGGGAACCACTGGACTACCTAAGGGTGCTCTTCATTCTCACAAGGCATTATATGGAAATGTCCAATTGACAGAacatattaataacaattgcGATACTGCAATGTGGTACTCAACTCTTTGTTGGGTAACAGGGATACTTTGTTCATTTTCATCAATCTCACGGGGTATGAAACGAGTAATTCCTGGACATTTTGTAGAAGATGACGCATgtaaagttattgaaaaattcaag GTAAATTGGTTATTGATGGGAACTAGCATGGCTAATAGACTACTTAAATCTGGATCCATTAGTAAACATAACGTTACTTCTGTTCTATCACTTCTTATTGGTGGAGCACCACTGAAAGAAGAAACACAAGCAGAACTTCGTAAAGCTTTTCCTAATGCCTTGGTATTACAAGCTTATG gTACAACAGAGTTATGTGGAATAGCAGCTAGGCAGGGAAAAAATTACAGAGTAAATTCTGTTGGAAATGTGGTTGGAAATCtacaattaaaagtaataaatccTGAAACTGGGAAAATTTTAGGCCCAAATGAAAAAGGTGAAGCTTGTATCAAATCACCTATGATGATgactaaatattataataatccaGAGGGAACAAAAAAAGCTATTGACGCTGAAG GATGGCTCCATACAGGTGATCTGGCGTATTACGATGAAGACGGTGCACTCTTTATAATTGAACGATTGAATGAACTTATAAAATGGAGAGGTCATCACGTACCACCTGcaatgattgaaaaattaattcaaaccCTTCCGGGAGTAGCTGAAGTTGCGATTGTGGGGGTACCCAGTTTAGAAGATGACGAGCAGCCTTTTGCTTTTGTTGTGAAAGCACCAGGCTGTCAT attacTAAAGAAGAAATTCAtcaaatagttgaaaaaaatttacctgatCAAATGAAACTCAGAGCAGGTATCAAGTTTATGGACACAATACCACATACGGCTTCTGGTAAAATCAGTAGAAATGAACTAAAAACTATTGCAAAATCTTTTGCAAAAAAGTAG
- the LOC103572916 gene encoding zinc carboxypeptidase, whose product MMRLGIFMTLLILVMSQTRRYDNYQVFRVVPKTVQQNNILHKMSETLGYSFWDGPHFVNISTDVMVSPDKLNDFKQLMNVSEIDYDLHIKNVQDLMESENLSHNKLINAGFDWKNYHTLEEIYDWLDSLAKAHPDKVQIIVAGKTYEGRDIKGVKVSFKEGNPGIFIEGNIHAREWITSATVTFILNELLTSQETEVRELAEKNDWYIFPVFNPDGFVYTHNKDRLWRKTRKPYTRLCYGSDPNRNWGYKWNQGGASSFPCAETYAGSAAFSDIETQSMSEYITSIADKFYAYIAFHSYSQLLLFPYGHTTTHLDNHDELKAIGLKTIDALSKRYGTKYITGNIAETIYIASGSSMDWVKANFRTKISYTYELRDKGNYGFLLPANQIIPTGQETLDSLIALFKEAEAYGIPQRQ is encoded by the exons ATGATGCGGCTTGGAATATTTATGACTCTGCTAATATTGGTAATGAGTCAAACCAGAAGGTATGataattatcaagtatttaGAGTGGTTCCCAAAACTGTACAGCAAAATAATATACTCCACAAGATGTCAGAAACATTAGGG tactCCTTTTGGGATGGTCCACattttgtgaatatttctACCGATGTGATGGTTTCTCCTgacaaattaaatgattttaaacaattaatgaaTGTATCTGAAATTGATTATGACTTACATATTAAGAATGTTCAAGATTTAATGGAATCTGAAAATTTGTcacacaataaattaattaacgctGGATTTGATTGGAAAAATTATCATACTTTAGAGGAGATTTATGACTGGCTAGATAGCTTAGCCAAAGCTCATCCAGATAAGGTCCAGATAATTGTAGCTGGTAAAACCTATGAAGGACGGGATATTAAGGGTGTTAAAGTGTCATTCAAAGAAGGCAATCCAGGTATTTTTATTGAGGGTAATATTCATGCTCGAGAATGGATTACCTCGGCTACTGTGACCTTCATACTGAATGAATTATTAACTAGTCAAGAAACTGAGGTCAGAGAATtagcagaaaaaaatgattggtATATATTTCCGGTATTTAATCCAGACGGTTTTGTGTATACCCACAACAAG gACCGATTGTGGCGTAAAACTAGAAAACCTTACACTCGTCTTTGTTATGGTTCAGATCCTAATCGAAATTGGGGTTACAAATGGAATC AAGGTGGAGCAAGTAGTTTTCCCTGCGCTGAGACTTATGCTGGGTCAGCTGCCTTTTCTGATATAGAGACCCAATCAATGTCTGAATATATTACATCGATTGCCGATAAGTTTTATGCCTACATAGCATTCCATAGTTATTCACAGCTGCTTCTCTTTCCATATGGTCACACTACAACACATCTTGACAATCACGATGAATTG AAAGCTATTGGTTTAAAAACTATTGATGCACTTTCTAAGAGATATGGAACAAAATATATCACAGGAAATATTGCTGAAACTATTT ACATTGCTAGTGGAAGTTCTATGGATTGGGTAAAAGCTAACTTTAGAACTAAGATCTCATACACTTATGAACTACGAGACAAAGGAAACTATGGATTTTTATTACCTGCGAATCAAATTATTCCTACAGGACAAGAGACATTGGATTCACTAATTGCACTGTTTAAAGAAGCCGAAGCATACGGAATACCACaaagacaataa
- the LOC103572914 gene encoding probable G-protein coupled receptor B0563.6 isoform X2, which produces MQEDPRTASLRRISYGIILPAICCLGIVGNIFNLVVLTRKNMRGTAYIYMRGYSAAALLAILFCIPFALRVLIHKETGRWSNWPQAFYHAHLELFLGNGCLGVGVMMLLALTIERYVSVCHPGQHTRPLCGPPYFTVSLIPLATFLVYLPSVFKGEVITCLLSSSDSVIYQKRDNSSFMHSIFYQIYKVVLEVVFKVAPTILLAGFNLRIMIVYRKSCERRRKMTSRIMNSGDDDSRSFAEERRLVLLLSSTSILFLICVSPMVILNVTLSESNLTLYSYQMFRALANLLEVTNYSITFYIYCLFSKDFRNTLIRTIKWPWCKTAQNRHRLPMKRSLNPRPTITTSPPTTTVATPGHVSRASV; this is translated from the exons ATGCAAGAAGATCCAAGAACAGCATCATTGAGACGAATCAGTTATGGGATAATTTTACCAGCTATCTGTTGTTTAGGGATTGTCGGAAATATATTCAATCTTGTTGTActaacaagaaaaaatatgcGAGGCACTGCGTATATTTATATGCGAG GATACTCGGCGGCAGCATTATTGGCAATTCTGTTCTGTATTCCTTTTGCCTTGCGGGTTCTCATTCACAAAGAGACAGGAAGATGGAGTAACTGGCCTCAAGCATTTTATCATGCTCACTTAGaactttttttaggaaatGGATGCTTAG GTGTTGGAGTCATGATGCTGTTAGCTTTAACAATTGAGCGTTATGTGAGTGTATGCCATCCAGGTCAACACACACGTCCATTATGTGGACCTCCATATTTTACAGTGAGTTTGATTCCGCTTGCAACTTTTCTTGTTTATCTTCCTAGTGTATTTAAAGGAGAGGTAATAACTTGTCTATTATCATCGAGTGACTCTGTAATTTACCAAAAACGTGACAATTCATCATTTAtgcattcaattttttatcaa ATATACAAAGTTGTCCTAGAAGTTGTATTTAAAGTAGCGCCAACAATACTACTTGCAGGATTTAATTTACGGATAATGATTGTGTACAGAAAATCATGTGAACGCAGACGAAAAATGACATCCCGAATCATGAACAGTGGTGATGATGATTCGAGATCCTTTGCTGAAGAACGTCGGCTTGTCTTACTTCTCAGTAGTACCAgtattctttttcttatttgtgTTAGTCCAATGGTTATATTGAATGTTACTTTGAGCGAGAGCAACTTAACTTTATATTCTTATCAA ATGTTTCGTGCTTTGGCTAACCTACTCGAAGTTACTAATTACTCAATTACGTTctacatttattgtttattttctaAGGATTTTCGTAATACGCTTATTCGAACTATTAAGTGGCCATGGTGTAAAACCGCACAAAATAGACATAGGTTGCCAATGAAGAGATCTCTTAACCCTAGACCGACTATCACCACATCACCACCAACTACTACCGTTGCTACTCCTGGACATGTATCACGTGCAAGTGTGTAG
- the LOC103572917 gene encoding uncharacterized protein LOC103572917 isoform X2, with protein sequence MKKNHKSVGQVDAITGKIDTFGEMVDKSIKCALWLQSQNVQQGDVIAICTHNHLNQVVPALAAMYIGAVFNPWWDYGLTRDIAKHFINLTQPKILFVNEECSKIAIDVIKELKSNLKIVAFGNFGGLESFETIILKQNPAQVQNFCCAKLSSVDHPALILYTSGTTGLPKGALHSHKALYGNVQLTEHINNNCDTAMWYSTLCWVTGILCSFSSISRGMKRVIPGHFVEDDACKVIEKFKVNWLLMGTSMANRLLKSGSISKHNVTSVLSLLIGGAPLKEETQAELRKAFPNALVLQAYGTTELCGIAARQGKNYRVNSVGNVVGNLQLKVINPETGKILGPNEKGEACIKSPMMMTKYYNNPEGTKKAIDAEGWLHTGDLAYYDEDGALFIIERLNELIKWRGHHVPPAMIEKLIQTLPGVAEVAIVGVPSLEDDEQPFAFVVKAPGCHITKEEIHQIVEKNLPDQMKLRAGIKFMDTIPHTASGKISRNELKTIAKSFAKK encoded by the exons atgaaaaaaaatcacaagtCTGTTGGTCAG GTTGATGCAATCACTGGAAAGATAGATACATTTGGAGAGATGGTAGACAAAAGTATTAAGTGTGCACTTTGGCTTCAGAGTCAAAACGTTCAACAAGGCGATGTTATTGCCATTTGTACACACAATCATTTGAATCAAGTAGTTCCAGCACTTGCTGCGATGTACATTGGTGCTGTCTTCAATCCATGGTGGGATTATGGATTAACTCGAg atattgcaaaacattttattaatctaACTCAGCCAAAAATACTATTTGTAAATGAAGAATGCTCAAAGATAGCTATCGACGTCATTAAAGAACTCAAATCGAATCTAAAAATCGTCGCTTTCGGAAATTTTGGAGGTTTGGAATCATTTGAAACGATAATTTTGAAGCAAAATCCTGCTCAAGTACAAAATTTTTGCTGTGCCAAATTATCAAGTGTAGACCATCCTGCACTTATTCTTTACACTTCGGGAACCACTGGACTACCTAAGGGTGCTCTTCATTCTCACAAGGCATTATATGGAAATGTCCAATTGACAGAacatattaataacaattgcGATACTGCAATGTGGTACTCAACTCTTTGTTGGGTAACAGGGATACTTTGTTCATTTTCATCAATCTCACGGGGTATGAAACGAGTAATTCCTGGACATTTTGTAGAAGATGACGCATgtaaagttattgaaaaattcaag GTAAATTGGTTATTGATGGGAACTAGCATGGCTAATAGACTACTTAAATCTGGATCCATTAGTAAACATAACGTTACTTCTGTTCTATCACTTCTTATTGGTGGAGCACCACTGAAAGAAGAAACACAAGCAGAACTTCGTAAAGCTTTTCCTAATGCCTTGGTATTACAAGCTTATG gTACAACAGAGTTATGTGGAATAGCAGCTAGGCAGGGAAAAAATTACAGAGTAAATTCTGTTGGAAATGTGGTTGGAAATCtacaattaaaagtaataaatccTGAAACTGGGAAAATTTTAGGCCCAAATGAAAAAGGTGAAGCTTGTATCAAATCACCTATGATGATgactaaatattataataatccaGAGGGAACAAAAAAAGCTATTGACGCTGAAG GATGGCTCCATACAGGTGATCTGGCGTATTACGATGAAGACGGTGCACTCTTTATAATTGAACGATTGAATGAACTTATAAAATGGAGAGGTCATCACGTACCACCTGcaatgattgaaaaattaattcaaaccCTTCCGGGAGTAGCTGAAGTTGCGATTGTGGGGGTACCCAGTTTAGAAGATGACGAGCAGCCTTTTGCTTTTGTTGTGAAAGCACCAGGCTGTCAT attacTAAAGAAGAAATTCAtcaaatagttgaaaaaaatttacctgatCAAATGAAACTCAGAGCAGGTATCAAGTTTATGGACACAATACCACATACGGCTTCTGGTAAAATCAGTAGAAATGAACTAAAAACTATTGCAAAATCTTTTGCAAAAAAGTAG